One window from the genome of Sebastes umbrosus isolate fSebUmb1 chromosome 12, fSebUmb1.pri, whole genome shotgun sequence encodes:
- the LOC119498379 gene encoding collagen alpha-5(IV) chain-like has protein sequence MGRAVFEVSLILIAVMLMGTWAKNCVCNGKSRCHCEGVKGSRGDKGFPGASGPPGTEGRPGSDGHPGPLGPKGNSGPDGREGPKGDSGHTGKEGFAGTHGLPGIPGLQGPPGPSGAPGCNGTDGEDGLPGIPGAHGDDGYAGPPGLPGPKGESRVSVNAIPGPHGPSGRDGEPGNPGFPGVHGLPGDPGRRGSDGFPGRPGAPGSKGQEGIGSIPGPRGPQGRPGPRGPPGQPGRIKEFFTESLVLKGEKGGGGDLGDKGCKGDPGDPGYGQYTKGAKGDTGLEGPEGKPGKDGDPGRPSTGRPGPRGDPGYPGTSGGTGEKGDRGPPGPAGDIFGPLTEPLKGYHGDPGYPGSPGLPGRQGMVGFPGPGGPPGHSSGVYVPGPRGPNGFQGPKGDHGEPGDIYPGLPGLDGDDGDQGPLGDPGPPGQDKTHRLTKGHPGMKGLRGVPGPTGYDGTFGMKGLKGEACFECFGSGAPGPPGPPGPPGIPGYNQGPGAKGDPGFPGPGGLPGRPGGIGVMGYPGPPGQKGDSYSYSAPGLKGETGDPGQPGRPGPDALPGFPGLPGLKGDQGLPGDSYPFPGAEGDRGFPGPPGPLGRPGPVGYPGPVGYGPAGPPGSTGDIGVTGLPGQPGIPGQKGEPSHIHTPGHPGPRGFKGLPGSPGSPGNHGAPGNPGIPGFRGQKGESGEVTFPGRPGIPGQKGDHGQPGLPGFPGRGSPGRPGPPGLHGPAGQKGDGGPGYPGFPGPPGPPGADGDQGPVGDPGNPGLPGNPGLNGNPGFSGEKGSKGALGPPGLPGSKDSCKALPGPSGPQGPDGYPGHPGLNGSPGEKGNPGLPGFGHPGAPCEPGFIGPSVPGPPGPTGPKGIRGQNGVPGQKGLRGDPGPDGLPGYGLDGLPGITGQPGPIGDPGPDGARGSRGPPGINGDRGFRGRPGNPPPPENVLGPPGDPGDPGHPGLSGAPGDTGPIGPKGQRGIGGTPGGPGQRGPPGDLGVDGLVVSEGSRGPSGAPGDPGVQGPQGLKGIKGDQGILGGPGPDGAQGPTGNKGVNGEPNYYGYGRPGPVGQKGEPGSVSPNVMKGQKGEPGSFGPLGLPGYHGAKGNPGPDGQNGSPGYQGPKGRSDRPPGSKGRPGPNGPAGPPGLPGVGSYPGPKGNQGRDGIPGPPGQKGDINVVGGTPGRRGDTGQQGPPGNPGPPGLTHAGGPGPIGDRGFPGSPGLFGPKGPPGREGACVPGSKGDHGRSGNPGSPGYRGLPGPPGPTVPGLKGDRGDPGLTGGPGYIGLRGDPGPRGPSGPRGSPGGPGPRGDSGPSGIYGPPGGKGDPGYNPGPPGPPGLKGFPGRPGFKGVPAFGKVIYEPGPPGAPGPHGNRGAPGNTGPSGTPGKPGQPGFKGGRGSGRDGDPGFTGRKGDKGGAGLPGPEGRLGDPGNKGPPGLPGGGGPGYVDSFLIARHSQSISVPDCPPGTSVIYSGYSFLFINGNERAHGQDLGTMGSCLARFSTMPFLFCDTESNCRYASRNDYSYWLSTDSPMPANMVSITGDTLAKYISRCSVCETTSNVIAVHSQTTLIPECPRGWESLWTGYSFVMQTGAGAEGSSQPLVSPGSCLESFRQVPFIECHGRGTCNYYPDSYSYWLASLDPNSMFSKPVPQTVKGPSLQNVISRCRVCRKPWQPTGDKRGDN, from the exons GGAGATAAAGGTTTTCCAGGTGCTTCAGGTCCCCCAGGGACAGAAGGCCGTCCAGGATCAGATGGTCATCCTGGGCCTTTGGGACCAAAG GGCAACTCTGGGCCTGATGGACGTGAGGGGCCAAAAGGCGATTCG GGACACACAGGCAAAGAAGGATTTGCTGGGACTCATGGTTTACCG GGTATTCCAGGTTTACAAGGGCCTCCAGGGCCCTCAGGGGCCCCAGGCTGCAATGGAAcagat GGAGAAGACGGACTTCCTGGTATTCCCGGGGCTCATGGCGATGATGGATATGCA GGCCCACCTGGTCTGCCTGGACCTAAG GGTGAATCTCGGGTATCGGTGAATGCAATCCCAGGGCCTCATGGGCCATCTGGAAGGGACGGAGAGCCG GGAAATCCAGGCTTCCCTGGAGTTCATGGACTACCAGGGGATCCCGGACGACGGGGCTCTGAT GGGTTTCCTGGTCGTCCTGGGGCTCCAGGATCTAAG GGTCAAGAAGGCATAGGCAGTATCCCAGGACCTCGCGGACCACAG gGAAGACCAGGACCTCGAGGACCACCGGGGCAACCAGGTCGGATCAAGGAGTTTTTCACTGAGAGTCTtgtgttaaag GGTGAAAAAGGAGGCGGAGGAGATTTAGGAGATAAAGGCTGCAAGGGTGATCCA GGAGACCCTGGTTATGGCCAATACACCAAAGGAGCAAAGGGAGACACAGGACTGGAGGGTCCAGAA GGAAAGCCAGGGAAGGATGGTGATCCAGGACGACCATCTACG GGAAGGCCTGGCCCTAGAGGTGATCCAGGATATCCAGGGACATCAGGAGGGACG GGTGAAAAGGGAGATAGGGGTCCCCCTGGTCCAGCTGGAGAT ATATTTGGGCCTTTGACTGAGCCGCTCAAAGGTTACCACGGAGATCCTGGTTACCCAGGCTCACCTGGGCTCCCTGGGCGTCAAG GTATGGTAGGGTTTCCTGGACCTGGTGGACCTCCAG GTCATTCATCTGGGGTTTATGTGCCAGGCCCACGTGGTCCCAATGGCTTTCAAGGCCCCAAAGGGGACCATGGGGAGCCTGGGGATATTTATCCGGGACTCCCAGGTCTAGATGGGGATGATGGGGATCAAGGGCCTCTTGGGGATCCGGGGCCACCTGGACAAGACAAAA CTCACAGGCTTACCAAAGGTCACCCAGGAATGAAGGGACTGAGGGGTGTGCCTGGACCTACGGGATATGATGGAACGTTTGGAATGAAAG GATTGAAGGGGGAGGCCTGTTTTGAGTGTTTCGGATCAGGAGCCCCAGGACCACCGGGTCCCCCTGGCCCACCTGGCATCCCTG GATATAATCAAGGACCAGGTGCTAAAGGTGATCCAGGCTTCCCAGGACCTGGTGGCCTACCTGGAAGACCA GGTGGTATTGGTGTAATGGGATACCCAGGCCCTCCAGGACAAAAGGGAGACTCATATTCCTACAGCGCTCCTGGGTTAAAGGGAGAGACAGGAGACCCGGGACAGCCTGGCAGGCCAGGGCCAGATGCCCTCCCTGGGTTTCCTGGGCTACCAGGTCTCAAAGGCGATCAAGGGCTTCCGGGGGATTCG TATCCCTTCCCTGGTGCAGAGGGAGACCGTGGTTTCCCAGGTCCACCAGGGCCTTTAGGCAGACCTGGACCAGTTGGCTACCCTGGGCCAGTGGGATATGGGCCTGCTGGACCTCCAGGAAGCACGGGAGATATTGGGGTAACTGGCCTGCCAGGACAGCCTGGAATTCCAG GCCAGAAAGGCGAACCTAGCCACATCCACACTCCAGGACATCCTGGACCACGTGGATTTAAAGGTCTGCCTGGTTCACCTGGAAGCCCAG GTAATCACGGAGCACCAGGTAACCCAGGAATACCCGGTTTTCGAGGACAGAAAGGAGAAAGCGGTGAGGTGACATTTCCTGGAAGGCCTGGGATCCCAGGACAGAAAG gTGACCATGGGCAGCCAGGTCTCCCAGGCTTTCCAGGTAGGGGCTCGCCTGGTCGGCCAGGTCCACCAGGCCTTCATGGTCCTGCAGGACAAAAG GGTGACGGTGGCCCTGGATACCCAGGTTTCCCAGGACCTCCAGGGCCTCCAGGAGCAGACGGAGATCAGGGGCCTGTAGGAGATCCTGGGAACCCTGGCCTACCTGGGAACCCAGGACTGAATGGCAACCCTGGTTTTTCTGGAGAAAAGG GAAGTAAAGGTGCCTTAGGCCCCCCAGGACTACCTGGTAGTAAGGATTCATGTAAAGCTTTACCTGGACCGAGTGGACCACAAGGACCAGATGGTTATCCAGGACATCCAG GACTTAATGGCTCCCCCGGTGAGAAGGGGAACCCAGGTTTGCCAGGGTTTGGTCATCCTGGGGCTCCCTGTGAACCTGGTTTTATTGGGCCATCAGTGCCAGGTCCACCTGGGCCTACTGGACCAAAAGGGATCAGGGGACAAAACGGCGTGCCCGGTCAAAAAG GACTGAGAGGAGACCCTGGACCAGATGGGTTACCAGGATATGGACTAGATGGGTTGCCTGGAATTACAGGACAACCAGGCCCAATAG GTGACCCCGGCCCAGATGGAGCCAGAGGTTCCCGGGGTCCACCAGGCATAAATGGAGACCGAGGTTTCAGAGGTCGTCCAGGCAATCCACCACCACCAGAAAACGTTTTGGGGCCCCCAGGGGACCCTGGCGATCCGG GTCACCCTGGTCTATCTGGTGCCCCTGGAGATACTGGACCTATTGGACCAAAAGGGCAGAGAGGGATAGGTGGAACACCAGGCGGTCCTGGACAAAGAG GTCCCCCAGGTGATTTAGGTGTTGATGGACTAGTGGTCTCAGAGGGAAGTCGAGGACCTTCTGGAGCTCCAGGAGACCCAGGAGTCCAAGGGCCTCAAG GCCTAAAGGGAATAAAAGGAGATCAAGGAATCCTTGGAGGGCCAGGTCCAGATGGTGCACAAGGTCCAACTGGTAACAAAGGAGTTAATGGCGAGCCAAATTACTATGGATATGGACGGCCTGGACCAGTAGGACAAAAG GGTGAACCAGGATCAGTCAGTCCTAATGTGATGAAGGGTCAGAAAGGTGAACCAGGATCTTTTGGACCTCTAGGTTTACCAGGATACCATGGAGCCAAAGGAAACCCAGGACCTGATGGACAAAATG GTTCACCAGGCTATCAGGGGCCTAAAGGTCGGTCAGATAGACCTCCAGGAAGCAAAGGACGGCCAGGACCTAATGGACCGGCAG GTCCCCCAGGCCTGCCGGGTGTCGGTAGTTATCCAGGTCCTAAAGGCAACCAGGGCCGGGATGGGATCCCTGGACCACCAGGACAGAAAGGAGACATTA ACGTAGTAGGAGGGACCCCTGGTAGGCGTGGTGACACGGGTCAACAAG GTCCCCCCGGGAACCCTGGTCCTCCTGGCTTGACTCATGCAGGGGGTCCTGGACCAATAGGAGACAGAGGATTTCCAGGGTCACCTGGACTCTTTGGTCCGAAAGGACCACCAGGAAGAGAAGGGGCTTGTGTTCCTGGGTCCAAAGGAGACCACGGCCGTTCTGGCAATCCTGGTAGCCCAG GCTATCGTGGCTTACCTGGCCCTCCAGGTCCCACAGTGCCTGGGTTAAAAGGAGACAGAGGGGATCCAGGTCTTACAGGAGGCCCAGGCTATATTGGACTCCGAGGAGATCCAGGCCCGCGAGGACCATCT GGTCCAAGAGGCAGCCCTGGAGGCCCGGGACCAAGAGGTGATTCTGGTCCATCAGGAATCTATGGGCCCCCTG GTGGCAAGGGAGACCCTGGATACAACCCAGGCCCTCCTGGTCCACCTGGGCTGAAAGGTTTTCCTGGACGACCTG GCTTCAAAGGTGTACCAGCATTTGGCAAGGTGATATATGAACCAGGACCTCCTGGCGCACCTGGTCCCCATGGCAATCGAGGAGCCCCAGGGAACACTGGCCCATCAGGAACACCAGGCAAACCAG GTCAGCCAGGCTTCAAAGGAGGGCGTGGTTCCGGCCGAGATGGTGACCCCGGATTTACTGGACGCAAAGGAGACAAAGGAGGAGCAGGACTGccgg GTCCAGAAGGCCGACTTGGAGACCCAGGCAACAAGGGTCCTCCGGGGTTGCCAGGCGGAGGTGGTCCAGGTTATGTTGACAGTTTCCTGATAGCCAGACACAGTCAGAGCATCAGTGTCCCTGACTGCCCACCTGGCACCAGCGTCATCTACTCTGGTtactccttcctcttcatcaacGGAAATGAGAGAGCTCATGGTCAGGACCTTG GCACCATGGGAAGCTGTCTCGCTCGTTTCTCCACCATGCCCTTCCTGTTCTGTGACACAGAATCAAACTGCCGCTACGCTTCTCGTAATGACTACTCCTACTGGTTGTCCACTGACTCTCCTATGCCTGCCAACATGGTTTCCATCACAGGGGATACACTGGCCAAATACATCAGCAG GTGCTCAGTGTGTGAAACCACCTCCAATGTCATAGCCGTCCACAGCCAGACAACTCTGATACCTGAATGTCCGCGAGGCTGGGAGTCACTATGGACTGGATACTCATTTGTCATG CAAACGGGTGCTGGAGCAGAGGGCTCCTCCCAGCCCCTGGTTTCTCCTGGCTCATGTCTGGAAAGTTTCCGCCAAGTGCCCTTCATCGAGTGTCACGGCCGGGGAACGTGTAACTACTACCCTGATTCCTACAGCTACTGGCTGGCATCCCTAGACCCCAACAGCATGTTCAG TAAACCTGTTCCTCAGACAGTGAAGGGACCGTCTCTTCAAAATGTCATCAGCCGGTGTCGAGTCTGCAGGAAACCATGGCAACCAACAGGTGACAAACGTGGGGACAATTAA